The following proteins come from a genomic window of Pseudochaenichthys georgianus chromosome 17, fPseGeo1.2, whole genome shotgun sequence:
- the LOC117462284 gene encoding crystallin J1C-like has protein sequence MASALANRAMGAIVGSAVADAAAQPLHWVYDLQKLQGILDQEPNPEFRSESANPFYRRQTGQQSCYGDQAFVLLESLSECGGLNVEDLKQRTLKFFGPGSEYDTPVNDPYRDRAGPRPQLPIEGPWRQGSLKGFLKNVDAGKEETGCENDCQIDGIAKLAPVVAFYAGKPEMLEKVEQAVRVTQNNDDCVAETLAAARILEHFILNGPDPKALDSVLAQLSDPKRKQPQDLDKAVVGHLRQVKENLSKTPKELIPSVFPNTUGLPGAFQAALHGVLTAEHYEQAVRDTMSCGGCTCSRGSFIGACLGAQIGFEGIPSSWTSRTLRFESVLEHAKKITKQHQ, from the exons ATGGCATCAGCTCTGGCCAACAGAGCGATGGGAGCCATCGTAGGATCAGCCGTTGCAGATGCAGCAG CGCAGCCCCTCCACTGGGTGTACGACCTGCAGAAGTTGCAGGGCATTCTGGATCAGGAGCCAAACCCTGAGTTCCGCTCTGAGTCGGCCAACCCTTTCTACAGGAGGCAGACGGGCCAGCAGAGCTGCTACGGGGACCAGGCCTTTGTCCTGCTGGAGTCCTTGTCTGAATGTGGAG GTCTAAATGTTGAAGATCTGAAGCAGCGCACTCTAAAATTCTTTGGGCCAGGATCAGAGTACGACACGCCTGTCAACGACCCTTACAGAGACAGAGCAG GCCCGAGACCGCAGCTGCCCATCGAGGGACCGTGGAGACAAGGGAGTTTGAAGGGCTTCCTGAAAAATGTGGATGCAGGCAAAGAAGAAACGG GATGTGAGAACGACTGTCAGATTGATGGAATAGCCAAACTGGCTCCTGTAGTGGCTTTTTATGCTGGAAAGCCTGAGATGCTGGAGAAGGTGGAACAGGCAGTCCGTGTCACCCAGAACAATGATGATTGTGTGGCAGAGACTCTGGCAGCTGCGAG GATCCTGGAGCATTTCATCCTGAATGGTCCCGATCCCAAAGCCTTGGACTCAGTGCTTGCTCAGCTCAGCGACCCGAAGAGAAAGCAGCCTCAGGATCTGGACAAAGCAGTCGTTG GTCACCTCCGTCAGGTGAAGGAGAATCTATCCAAGACTCCTAAGGAACTGATCCCCAGTGTGTTTCCAAACACATGAG GTTTGCCAGGTGCGTTCCAAGCAGCGTTGCATGGAGTCCTGACAGCCGAGCACTACGAGCAGGCCGTCAGAGACACCATGAGCTGCGGGGGATGCACCTGTAGCAGAGGCTCGTTCATCGGAGCGTGTCTTGGGGCTCAG ATTGGATTTGAGGGAATTCCATCTTCCTGGACATCCAGAACTCTGCGTTTTGAGTCCGTGTTGGAGCACGCCAAGAAGATAACCAAACAACACCAATAG
- the casq1a gene encoding calsequestrin-1a, whose translation MKWTWVLVAVLLSIGTLSLAKDSLDFPDYDGKDRVHNLNAKNYKSVMKKYDVMVVYYHDHPGSSRVAQRQFDIEELTLELAAQVLDEFDDEDIGVGLIDAKLDKVVAKKLDLDESDSVYIFTDDEVIEYDGEFAADTLVEFIFDVLEDPVEIIDNSRELKGFENIEEDIKLVGYFKSHKSEHFLAFADAAEEFHPHIKFFATFSPKVAKALEMKLNEVDFYEPFIHDPIVIPGKPYTEEELVDFIENNDRPTLRKLQPHNMYEIWDDDVEGEHIIAFAEESDPDGFEFLEILKEVAEDNTDNPNLSIVWIDPDDFPLLLPHWEKTFGIDLSHPQIGVVDADDADSVWMDMDDGDDLPSVDELEDWIEDALSGEIDPDDDDDDDDDDDDDDDDDDDDDEDDDDDDDDDDDDDDDDDNDDDDDDDDDDDDDDDDDDDDDDDDDDDDDNDDDDDDDDDDDDDDDDDDDDDDDDDDDDNDDDGDDGDDDDDDDDDDDDDDDDDDDDDDDDNDDDDDDDDDDDDY comes from the exons ATGAAATGGACCTGGGTGCTTGTGGCAGTCTTGCTGTCCATCGGGACGCTGTCACTGGCCAAGGACAGCTTGGACTTCCCTGATTATGATGGCAAGGACCGCGTCCACAACCTCAACGCCAAGAACTATAAGTCTGTGATGAAGAAGTATGATGTCATGGTGGTGTACTACCATGACCATCCCGGATCCAGCCGCGTCGCCCAGAGACAGTTTGACATTGAGGAGTTGACCCTTGAG CTTGCAGCCCAGGTCCTGGATGAGTTTGATGATGAGGATATCGGAGTCGGACTCATTGATGCAAAGCTTGACAAAGTCGTTGCAAAGAAATTAG ATCTTGATGAGTCGGACAGTGTCTACATCTTCACCGACGATGAAGTCATAGAATATGATGGCGAGTTTGCAGCAGACACTCTTGTGGAGTTCATCTTTGAT GTTCTTGAGGACCCAGTGGAAATTATTGACAACAGTAGGGAACTGAAAGGCTTTGAAAACATCGAAGAGGACATCAAACTGGTGGGCTACTTTAAGAGTCACAAGTCAGAAC ATTTCCTGGCTTTTGCCGATGCTGCTGAAGAGTTTCATCCTCACATCAAGTTCTTTGCCACATTCAGCCCTAAG GTTGCCAAGGCTCTGGAAATGAAGCTGAATGAGGTAGACTTCTATGAACCCTTCATTCATGATCCAATAGTCATCCCAGGAAAACCTTACACTGAGGAAGAGCTGGTCGATTTCATTGAGAATAACGACAG ACCAACCTTAAGGAAGCTGCAGCCACACAACATGTACGAGATCTGG GACGACGATGTTGAGGGTGAACATATCATTGCCTTTGCAGAGGAGTCTGACCCAG ACGGTTTCGAGTTCCTTGAGATCCTGAAGGAAGTTGCAGAGGATAACACAGACAACCCTAACCTTAGCATTGTCTGGATTGACCCTGATGACTTCCCCCTG CTTCTGCCACACTGGGAGAAGACTTTTGGAATAGACCTGTCCCATCCACAGATTGGTGTTGTCGATGCTGATGAT GCTGACAGCGTTTGGATGGACATGGATGATGGGGATGATTTGCCATCTGTAGATGAGCTGGAAGACTGGATTGAGGATGCTCTGTCAGGTGAAATCGAtcctgatgatgatgacgacgacgatgatgacgacgatgatgatgacgacgacGATGACGACGATGACgaagacgacgacgacgacgacgacgatgatgacgacgacgacgacgacgacgacaacgacgacgacgacgatgacgacgacgacgatgatgacgacgacgacgatgatgacgacgacgacgatgatgacgacgacgacgacgacaacgacgacgacgacgacgacgacgatgacgacgacgacgatgatgacgacgacgacgatgatgacgacgacgatgatgatgatgacaatGATGATGATGGCGATGATGGcgatgatgacgatgatgacgacgacgatgatgatgacgacgatgatgatgatgacgatgatgacgatgacgacaacgatgatgatgatgatgacgacgacGATGACGATGATTATTAA